The DNA sequence TTTGTCTGGCGAAACGCGGACAAATTGCCGACCGTGCATGTAAGTGCCGCCATCAACGCCACCGCCATCGCCACTGCATCAAGCGTTTGCGGCGAAGCGATCTGGAATGTCAGCACGCAGATTATTCGGAGCATGAGTCCCAGCCCGGCCGCCTTGCTGGCCACACTCAGCCAGGTCGTGACTTCGATCGACGCACCCTCGAAAACGTCCGGACACCAGAAATGGAACGGAACGGCCGACACCTTGAACGCGACGCCGATCATGAATGCAAAGAGCGAAACACTCATCAGCAACGTCGGGGCGCCATCGCTCTTGATCTGTCGGCCGATGTCAGAGAGATCGAGCGTGTGATAGTTTCCGTACAGCAGCGACGCGCCGTAGATCATCATGGCGCTGGTCACCGCGCCGAACAGAACATACTTCAGCCCGGCCTCGGCCGCCGGTCGATGGTGTTTGCGGAAGGCGGCAATTGCGTACGAGGGAAGTGACGCCATTTCCACCGCCAGCACGATCATGAGCAGGTTGGTCGTGCTGACCATCATCGACATGCCGAAGGCACTGCCAATTAACAGGATGAAAAACTCGACAGCGTCATTCTTGCGGGTCACCCGATCCGACAGGCCGGAGGTCTGCCCCATCCACCACAGACCGGTCACGAGCAGCATGAAAACGCAGACGAGCAGCATGAAAAATGCGCTGAACTGGTCGGCGATGAACATCGGCATGGTACCGGGAGCAAAGCCCGCCCAGTTCGATGACGGCGACATGACATTGCGCATCGCCAACCAGGCCGTGACCGCAGCGCCAAGCCCGGCCAGCATGCCGGTCACGCGCCAGTTTCGCCCGATGCAAAGCGCGGCGATCAAAATGGCCACGATCGTCACGACAAAGCCCCAGAGCGGCCCGATGGCTCCGAGGTCGCCGGCAGAAGGCATCCAGATTTCAGCTAGAATCAGGTTCACGAACGACATGCCTCCGTCAGCCTCCGATCGCCGCGCTGGCCACCGCCTTCACCGCCGGCGATACCACGGTGATCAGATGATCGATCGTTCCGTTCATCAATTCGAAGGTGTATTTCGGCATGATCCCGAGAAAAATCGCCAGGACGGCCATCGGAAACAGGATGGCGGTTTCGCGAGCGGTCGCGTCGGGATAATGAGCGTATTCCTCACGCAGCTTGCCGAGATAAACGCGCTGGATCATCCAAAGGATGTATGCCGCCGTCAGTACGACACCGAAGGCAGCGACAACCGCCATCGGCTTGGCCCAGCCAAACGGCGCGTCAAACGTGCCCAGCAGCACCCAGATTTCCCCGATGAATCCGCAAAGCGACGGCAACCCGAGCGATGCGAAGAAGCCGAGCGTCGCCATTGATCCGTACTTCGGCATGGCGAGCCACAGTCCGCCGAAGCGATTAAGGTCGCGATGGTGGGCGCGGTCGTAGATCACGCCGACCAGGAAGAAGCACATCGGGCTGCTGATTCCGTGCGCCAACATCTGGAACATCGCCCCCTGGAAACCGACATCGGTCATGATCGCACAACCGAGAACCACGTAGCCCATGTGGCTGATCGAACTGTATGCCACGAGCCGCTTGAAGTCCGTCTGGGCCAAGCAACAGAACGCACCGTAAATGATGTTGATCACGCCAAGCATCGCGACCCAATATGCGAGATCCGCGCCCGCCTGCGGAAAAATCGGATAGCAGACACGTAGGAACCCGTACGAACCGAGCTTCAGAAGAATGCCGGCCAGGATCATGGAAATCGGGGTCGGCGCTTCAACGTGCGCGTCGGGCAACCATGTATGGAAAGGGAAGAGCGGGACCTTGATCATGAAGCCGATGAACAGCATCACAAACATGCAGATTCCGAAGTTCCATCCAAGGAATGTCGTCGCCGGGGAATTGAAGACCTGCTTGATGGCTTCGTTGTTTGCGTACTCAATCAGGTTGAAAGTGCCGATTCCGCCGAGCAGATCCGCACTCATGTAGTACATGGCAAGCAGCGCAATCAGCATCAGGACCGAGCCTGCGAGGGTGTAAATGAAGAACTTGATCGCGGCATACTCCTTCCGAGGACCGCCCCACACGCCGATCAGGAAATACATCGGCAGCAGCATGACTTCCCAGAAGATGTAGAAAAGGAAGAAATCCAGAGCACAAAACGTACCCAATACGCCGGTTTCCAGAATAAGAAACAGGGAGAAAAAGCCCTTCGGCCCCTTGTTGACATTCCAATGCTCGAAATTCCAACTGGCCCACGCCGAGAGAAACGTGATCAACGTGGTCAGAATCACGAGCGGGAACGACAAGCCGTCCATGCCGACGTGCCAGAAGATGTTGAAGCCTCCGACCTGAATCCAGGGCATTTTGCTTTCAAACTGCATCTGGCCGTAGCCGCCGCTGCCGTATTCGCCCGTCAGGAACGGACCGAACGTCATACAAGACAGAACCATGACAACAAAAGTCGTCAGCAGCGCGATCGACCGAGCCTGCTTCCCCGGCGCCAACAGCACGAGGACCGCGCCGATCAATGGGGTGAAGATAATCCAGTTGAGAATGCTCTCCATATCGAACCTCTGACTACTAGTCTTGCTCAGCTGACCGGTCGCAATGCTGTCCGGCCGATGAATCGTTTATTTTTCAAGCCGGCGATCCTATGAATTCAAGGATTCCGCCATAAAAAACGTGTGCCGGATCCTCGCCAGGCCTTCGCCAATTTCCTCCTTGAAAATCACGGCAACCAGAACCGCCGCGGCGATTCCCGCGGCGACCGTGACGTAGGTGCGAATGCGGCCGTCCTGGGGCCTGCGAATGATCGAGCCGACGTCGTAAACCGCACCGGCGATGCCATTGGCCAGCGCGTCGACTGCGCCGATGTCGGTCTTTCTCACGGCCATGTCCAGCTGCCGGCCGACGAAGATTCCAACTCCCTTTGTGAAGTAGCCGGCCATGTTCACCATGCCATCCACGATGATCTTATCGAATGCCGAACAGGCGACACCGACGACGCGGCAGCCCATGATGAGACAGGTATTGTACGCCTCGTCGATGTAGTATTTTCGCTCGACGAATGTTGCGACGATGCCGAGTGATTTCTTGACACGGGCCGCCGCCGCAAGCCCCTTCCAATAAAGCATTGCCGCGAGCCCCATGCCGATGACCCACGAAAAACCGACATACCGGGCCAGCCATGCGTGGGCGTCGTGCTCACCGCCATGGGTCAGCGTGAGCATGGTCGGCGACCTTTCGGTCGTGCCGTTTTGTGACGTCAACACGGCACTCGGCACTTCCTCGAGCGAATGGGCGTGGCCGTCGATCGCGACGACGGCGGCTGCATCGGCGCCCTTCGCCCCGGCATCCGCAATCAGCGGCCGGAACATGAAATAGCTGCAGAAAATGGTCCCGACGCCAAGCACGACGAGCGGGATGTACATCATCGGGCTTTCGTGGGCGTGGTCGTACACATGATGGTCGCGCGGCCTACCCATGAATGTCAGCCACCAGCACCGCATCATGTAGAACGGCGTCACATAGGCGATGATGATCGGACACCAGAACATCCAGGCCGGTATGTTGCGAAGCGTCGATGCGATCTCGAGCTTCTGCGGTGTTCCCGTTGCGTGATGATCGTGGTGAGCGGCGTGGGCATCCTTACCGTGCGCGGGCGCCGGCTCGGAAACCAACCGGATCGAATGTTGAACGGACGACGCGGCCGATGGGCCTGATGACGCGGCCAATCTGCTGATCTGCGGAACTTCGCGATCTGCCAGACCGGACTCGGCTGCGCCTCGATCCACCATTTCGCCGGACTCATCATTTCGAATGTTGTGATGCCGTTCGAATGACACCGCAAGGATCTCGTCCTTGCTGAAGAATCCGCCAAGGCCGATCTGCGTCCCCGGGATCCCGAAGCCGGAAATGGCAAGAACACCCAGAAAGAAAGTCCAGCAGGTGACCGGCATCTTCTTGCGCAGGCCGCCCATCCTGGTGATTTCCTGCTCATGGTGGCAGCCTTCGATCACCTGACCGGAGCCGAGGAAGAGCATGGCTTTGAAGAAGGCATGCGCCATGAGGTGAAACAGCGCGGCGATCCAGGCGCCGACACCGAGGCCGAAGATCATGTATCCGAGCTGAGACAAAGTGGAATAGGCCAGTACTTTCTTGATGTCGGTCTGGGTCAGCGCGATGAGCGCGGTCAGCACCAGCGTGATGCACCCGATGGACGCGATGAAGAACTGGGCGTCGGGCGTCAAAAGCCGGAACACACGAGCGACGAGATAAACGCCAGCGGCGACCATGGTTGCCGCATGGATGAGGGCGGACACGGGAGTGGGACCGGCCATCGCATCCGGAAGCCACACATGCAGGGGAAACTGTGCGCTTTTGCCCATTGCGCCGCAGAACAGTCCGATGCCCATCAACGTGGCCAGCAGCATCCCCGAAACCTGCCAGCCGAAGAGGTTGATGGACGCGGCGAAGATGCCGGTTCCATGAACGAACTGATCGCTGAAAGCGGCGGCCGCAGCATCAAGATCGAAGGTCTTCATGTACAGAACGACCATCGCCAGGCCGATGATGAAGCCGAAATCGCCGACGCGATTGGTAATGAACGCCTTCATCGCGGCGTCGCTCGCGTACTTTCGTTCGAAGTAGAATCCGATCAGGAGGTATGAACAGAGGCCGACGAGTTCCCAGAATATGAACAGGAAGAGCAGGCTGCTGGAAATCACGAGACCCAGCATACTAAAGCAAAACAGCGATAGATATGCGAAGAAGCGGTGGTACTTGCTCTTGCCATCGACCTCGTCGCTATGACCCGCCATGTACCCGATGGAGAAGAAATGTATCCAGAAAGCGATGAACGTCACCATGAAGTACATGATGACAGTCAGCGCATCGAGCTTGACACCTACGGTGATCGGGATTGATCCGATCCGACCCCAGTCGTATCGAAACGCGCCGTGCTCAGCCGCGAAACGAGCCGCCTCGTCCATTCCCAGCCATTGAAGCAAGACATAGGTCGACAAGCCGCAACTGAGGCCGATGGCGGCCAGCGCGACCCAGGAAGACTTGGGCTTCCCAAGCGCCGGTCCCCAGAATGCAAGAAAGGCAAAGCTGATCAGCGGGATCAGCACGCCGAGTGCCAGACACAGTTCCATCGTTTGGCTTGGTGACATATCTCGAAAATCTCAATGCACGGCGGCCGTGCTCGAGCTAATTTTTCAACTCATCGCCCCGATCCACGTCGATCGTCCGAAGGGCACTATAGAAATTCATGAATATGGCAATGGCGATGGCCGCCTCGGCCGCCGCCAACAAAATGATGAATATCGCGAATATGTGTCCGTCGGCCGCCCCGGCGGTGTACTTGCTGAAAGCAACGAGGTTGATGTTCGCCGAATTCAGCACAAGCTCGACGCCGATGAGGATTCCGATGGCATTGCGCTTGGTGGCCATGCACAAAATGCCAAGCGAAAAAACCAGCGCGGAAAGAACAAGATAGTGATTGAGTCCGATTTGGGTCATTGCCGGATTACTTCTCCGATCTCGCCAGGTAGGCCGCGCCGATCATCACGACGAGCAGCAGCACACTCGCCACCTCAAAGGGCGCGAGATAGGTTGTCAGAAGCGAATGACCGACCTCGGCGACGGTCGGCGAGGCGGCGAGGGGCGCGGTTGACGACACATTCCAGTC is a window from the Phycisphaerae bacterium genome containing:
- a CDS encoding NADH-quinone oxidoreductase subunit M, producing MLNWIIFTPLIGAVLVLLAPGKQARSIALLTTFVVMVLSCMTFGPFLTGEYGSGGYGQMQFESKMPWIQVGGFNIFWHVGMDGLSFPLVILTTLITFLSAWASWNFEHWNVNKGPKGFFSLFLILETGVLGTFCALDFFLFYIFWEVMLLPMYFLIGVWGGPRKEYAAIKFFIYTLAGSVLMLIALLAMYYMSADLLGGIGTFNLIEYANNEAIKQVFNSPATTFLGWNFGICMFVMLFIGFMIKVPLFPFHTWLPDAHVEAPTPISMILAGILLKLGSYGFLRVCYPIFPQAGADLAYWVAMLGVINIIYGAFCCLAQTDFKRLVAYSSISHMGYVVLGCAIMTDVGFQGAMFQMLAHGISSPMCFFLVGVIYDRAHHRDLNRFGGLWLAMPKYGSMATLGFFASLGLPSLCGFIGEIWVLLGTFDAPFGWAKPMAVVAAFGVVLTAAYILWMIQRVYLGKLREEYAHYPDATARETAILFPMAVLAIFLGIMPKYTFELMNGTIDHLITVVSPAVKAVASAAIGG
- a CDS encoding NADH-quinone oxidoreductase subunit N; the protein is MSFVNLILAEIWMPSAGDLGAIGPLWGFVVTIVAILIAALCIGRNWRVTGMLAGLGAAVTAWLAMRNVMSPSSNWAGFAPGTMPMFIADQFSAFFMLLVCVFMLLVTGLWWMGQTSGLSDRVTRKNDAVEFFILLIGSAFGMSMMVSTTNLLMIVLAVEMASLPSYAIAAFRKHHRPAAEAGLKYVLFGAVTSAMMIYGASLLYGNYHTLDLSDIGRQIKSDGAPTLLMSVSLFAFMIGVAFKVSAVPFHFWCPDVFEGASIEVTTWLSVASKAAGLGLMLRIICVLTFQIASPQTLDAVAMAVALMAALTCTVGNLSAFRQTNMKRLLAFSSIAHAGYMLMAVAIVWMNEGHRTEGAAHPGFSAMVGYITIYLIMNLGAFGVVAMVYWATGSESIDAMKGLMRRSPVLAVMMVVFLFSLVGLPPMGGFIAKLYLLYALWGAGWTSLVIVAVFNTLISLYYYARVARAMVFEDDGQPVFRAPLAGQAMVTLCAILVLYTGTMGAGWLKSFSDNRSRDLYSVVETRDARTGGVAVAGPESAGVQEETAGQSSARSAAAQLR
- a CDS encoding NADH-quinone oxidoreductase subunit L, with translation MELCLALGVLIPLISFAFLAFWGPALGKPKSSWVALAAIGLSCGLSTYVLLQWLGMDEAARFAAEHGAFRYDWGRIGSIPITVGVKLDALTVIMYFMVTFIAFWIHFFSIGYMAGHSDEVDGKSKYHRFFAYLSLFCFSMLGLVISSSLLFLFIFWELVGLCSYLLIGFYFERKYASDAAMKAFITNRVGDFGFIIGLAMVVLYMKTFDLDAAAAAFSDQFVHGTGIFAASINLFGWQVSGMLLATLMGIGLFCGAMGKSAQFPLHVWLPDAMAGPTPVSALIHAATMVAAGVYLVARVFRLLTPDAQFFIASIGCITLVLTALIALTQTDIKKVLAYSTLSQLGYMIFGLGVGAWIAALFHLMAHAFFKAMLFLGSGQVIEGCHHEQEITRMGGLRKKMPVTCWTFFLGVLAISGFGIPGTQIGLGGFFSKDEILAVSFERHHNIRNDESGEMVDRGAAESGLADREVPQISRLAASSGPSAASSVQHSIRLVSEPAPAHGKDAHAAHHDHHATGTPQKLEIASTLRNIPAWMFWCPIIIAYVTPFYMMRCWWLTFMGRPRDHHVYDHAHESPMMYIPLVVLGVGTIFCSYFMFRPLIADAGAKGADAAAVVAIDGHAHSLEEVPSAVLTSQNGTTERSPTMLTLTHGGEHDAHAWLARYVGFSWVIGMGLAAMLYWKGLAAAARVKKSLGIVATFVERKYYIDEAYNTCLIMGCRVVGVACSAFDKIIVDGMVNMAGYFTKGVGIFVGRQLDMAVRKTDIGAVDALANGIAGAVYDVGSIIRRPQDGRIRTYVTVAAGIAAAVLVAVIFKEEIGEGLARIRHTFFMAESLNS
- the nuoK gene encoding NADH-quinone oxidoreductase subunit NuoK, coding for MTQIGLNHYLVLSALVFSLGILCMATKRNAIGILIGVELVLNSANINLVAFSKYTAGAADGHIFAIFIILLAAAEAAIAIAIFMNFYSALRTIDVDRGDELKN